The segment GGAAAAAGCATCCAAGGAACTCGATGAAGGAAAATCAGCTATATTTGATGCACATATTATGGTTTTGGAGGACCCTGAATTAATTTCAAGTACTTTAAGCAAAGTAGAAAGTGAAGGTATAAATGCAGAGTATGCATTTAAAGAAGTGATTGAGCAGTTTATAGCTATATTTGAAGCTATGGACAATGAGTATATGAGAGAAAGAGTTTCAGATTTAAAAGATGTATCAGGCAGAGTATTTAGAAATTTAATGGGAAAAAAAGTAATAGATTTATCAGTTTTAGATGAAGAAGTTATATTAGTAGCTGAAGATTTAACACCTTCAGAAACTGTAACTATGGATAAGCAAAAAGTATTAGGATTTCTTACAAATATAGGAGGAAGAACTTCACATACAGCTATAATGGCTAGAACGTTAGAAATTCCAGCTGTTGTTGGATTAAAAGATATTACAGAAGTTTTAAAAGAAGGCGATATAGTAGCATTTAATGGAGAAACTGGAGAAGTTGTAATTAATCCTAGTGAAGAAGAGATAAATCATTATAAAGAATTAAAAGATAAATATGATAGAGAGAAAAAGGAATTGGAAAATTTAAAGGGACAGGAAAGTATAACATTAGATGGAAGAAAAGTAGAGCTTGCAGGAAATATTGGAACTCCTAATGATATAGAAGGACTTCTTAAAAATGATGCTGAAGGTGTAGGTCTATATAGAACAGAGTTTATTTACATGGATAGAGATTCACTTCCAACGGAAGATGAACAGTTTGAAGCATATAAAAAAGTTTTAGAAGCTATGAGTCCAAAACCAGTAGTTATAAGAACGCTTGACATTGGTGGAGACAAAGAAGTTTCTTATTTAAATATAGATAAGGAAATGAATCCGTTTTTAGGATATAGAGCTATAAGACTTTGTTTAGAGCAAAGAGATATTTTTGAAACTCAATTAAGAGCATTGTTAAGAGCAAGTATATATGGTAATCTAAAAATAATGTTTCCAATGATTTCTAGTCTTGAGGAGCTTTTAGAAGCTAAAAAAGTACTAGAAAAAGTTAAAAAAGATTTAGATAATGAAGGAATAAAATATGCTTCAAATATAGAAGTTGGAATGATGATAGAAGTTCCATCTGCTGCTATAATTAGTGATATATTAGCAAAGCATGTAGATTTCTTCAGTATAGGGACAAATGATTTAATACAGTATACTACTGCTGTGGATAGAATGAATCAGAAAATACGTCATCTATATAATCCATTTAACCCAGCTGTTATAAGATTAATTAAGATGGTAATAGATAATGGACATAAAGAAGGTATTTGGGTTGGAATGTGTGGAGAGATGGCAGGAGATAAGAAGATGATACCTATTCTTTTAGGACTAGGATTAGATGAATTTAGTATGAGTCCTATATCTATACTTCCTGCTAGAAAACTTATAAAATCTCTAAGCAGTGAAGAAATGAAGAAATTTGCAGATAAAATACTTAGTATGAGTACAGCTGAAGAAATAGAAAAATATATTGAAAATTATTTCAAATAAATTTATATTAAATTTAGTATTTGGGTTTAAAAGCTAATGACCATATAGGTTATTAGCTTTATGCCCATTTTAATGCTATTATAAAATAAACAGTATTTTTATAAAAATAATAGCCATTGGAGGAACCTGTTATGAAGAATATTTCTTTAGATTATTCAAATTCATTTTTAAAGGAACATGAAATTGAATACATGAAAAAATTTGTAACTGAGGCACATAAAATGCTTCATGAAAAAACTGGTGCAGGTAATGATTTTTTAGGTTGGGTTGATTTGCCGATTAATTATGATAAAGAAGAATTTGAAAGAATAAAAAAAGCTGCTGAAAAAATAAGAGAAAATTCAGATGTATTAATTGTAATAGGTATAGGTGGTTCTTACTTAGGAGCAAGAGCAGCACTAAGTGCACTGACACATTCTTTTTACAACGTGGCTTCAAGAGATAAGAGAAAAGGTCCAGAAATTTATTTTGTAGGAAACAATATAAGCGGTACATATTTAAAACATTTAATGGATGTTGTAGAAGGAAAAGATTTGAGCATCAACGTTATTTCTAAATCTGGAACAACTACTGAACCTGCCATAGCTTTTAGAATATTTAAAAAGTATATGGAAGAAAAATATGGTAAAGAAGGAGCAAGAGAAAGGATATTTGCAACTACAGATAAAGAAAAAGGTGCATTGAAAAAGCTTGCAAATAAAGAAGGATATGAAACATTTATCATTCCTGATGATGTTGGAGGAAGATTTTCAATTTTTACACCTGTTGGATTGCTTCCAATAGCAGTAGCAGGACTTGATATTGAAAAGATGATGGAAGGTGCTAAAAAAGCAAGAGAAGAATACATGGAAGAAGATTTAGATAAAAATCCATGTTATCAATATGCTGCTATTAGAAATATACTTTACAACAAGGGAAAAATTATAGAGATATTAGTTAATTATGAACCTTCTCTTCACTACATATCAGAGTGGTGGAAGCAATTATATGGTGAAAGTGAAGGCAAAGATGGAAAAGGCATATATCCTGCATCAGTAGATTTTTCAACTGACCTTCATTCAATGGGACAGTATATTCAAGATGGAAAGAGAAATATTTTTGAAACTGTATTAAATATAGAAACTCCAAGAGAAGATGTAGAAATTATAGA is part of the Caminicella sporogenes DSM 14501 genome and harbors:
- the ptsP gene encoding phosphoenolpyruvate--protein phosphotransferase; amino-acid sequence: MKIGTGASPGIAFGKALVIKNEELVIEKKSIENIEDEKKRFERAVQESKAQLLNIKEKASKELDEGKSAIFDAHIMVLEDPELISSTLSKVESEGINAEYAFKEVIEQFIAIFEAMDNEYMRERVSDLKDVSGRVFRNLMGKKVIDLSVLDEEVILVAEDLTPSETVTMDKQKVLGFLTNIGGRTSHTAIMARTLEIPAVVGLKDITEVLKEGDIVAFNGETGEVVINPSEEEINHYKELKDKYDREKKELENLKGQESITLDGRKVELAGNIGTPNDIEGLLKNDAEGVGLYRTEFIYMDRDSLPTEDEQFEAYKKVLEAMSPKPVVIRTLDIGGDKEVSYLNIDKEMNPFLGYRAIRLCLEQRDIFETQLRALLRASIYGNLKIMFPMISSLEELLEAKKVLEKVKKDLDNEGIKYASNIEVGMMIEVPSAAIISDILAKHVDFFSIGTNDLIQYTTAVDRMNQKIRHLYNPFNPAVIRLIKMVIDNGHKEGIWVGMCGEMAGDKKMIPILLGLGLDEFSMSPISILPARKLIKSLSSEEMKKFADKILSMSTAEEIEKYIENYFK
- a CDS encoding glucose-6-phosphate isomerase, translating into MKNISLDYSNSFLKEHEIEYMKKFVTEAHKMLHEKTGAGNDFLGWVDLPINYDKEEFERIKKAAEKIRENSDVLIVIGIGGSYLGARAALSALTHSFYNVASRDKRKGPEIYFVGNNISGTYLKHLMDVVEGKDLSINVISKSGTTTEPAIAFRIFKKYMEEKYGKEGARERIFATTDKEKGALKKLANKEGYETFIIPDDVGGRFSIFTPVGLLPIAVAGLDIEKMMEGAKKAREEYMEEDLDKNPCYQYAAIRNILYNKGKIIEILVNYEPSLHYISEWWKQLYGESEGKDGKGIYPASVDFSTDLHSMGQYIQDGKRNIFETVLNIETPREDVEIIEDEDNLDNLNYLSGKTMDFVNKMAFKGTLLAHVDGGVPNIVINIPEMNEYYFGKLIYFFEKACGISGYLLGVNPFNQPGVEAYKKNMFALLGKPGFEELRKKLSERL